The following nucleotide sequence is from uncultured Roseateles sp..
GCGCCACCAGGATGTTGGCCGTGCCTGAGTCCACCTTCAGCACGCTGGTCATGAAGAACAGCGCGTAGAACTGGCCCGAGTACCAGACCACGCCCTGACCAGCGACCAGGCCGAACAGCGCCAGCAGCACGATCTTCAGGTTCTTCCACTGGCCGAAGGATTCGGACAGCGGTGCCTTGGAGGTCTTGCCCTCGGACTTCATCTTCTGGAAGGCCGGCGACTCGTTCATCGACAAGCGGATCCAGACGCTGATGCCCAGCAGCAGGATGGACACGATGAACGGCACGCGCCAGCCCCATTCGGCAAAGGCCGCCTCGCCCAGCGCCGTACGGGTGCCCAGGATGACCATCAGCGACAGGAACAGGCCCAGCGTCGCCGTGGTCTGAATCCACGAGGTGTAGGCCCCTCGCTTGCCCTGCGGCGCATGTTCGGCCACGTAGGTGGCGGCCCCCCCGTATTCGCCGCCCAGTGCCAGACCCTGCAGCATGCGCAGGCCGATCAGTATCACCGGCGCCGCGGCGCCAATGGCCGCGTAGCTGGGCAGCACCCCCACGATGAAGGTCGACAGACCCATGATCAGGATCGTCACCAGGAAGGTGTACTTGCGACCGATCATGTCGCCCAGACGGCCAAACACCAGGGCGCCGAAGGGGCGCACGATGAAGCCGGCGGCAAAGGCCAGCAGCGAGGCAATGAAGGCCGCCTGCGGATCGAGGGCCGAGAAGAACTGCTTGGCAATGATGGGCGCCAGCGAACCGTAGAGATAAAAGTCGTACCACTCGAACACGGTGCCGAGCGAGGAAGCGAAGATGACCTTCTTTTCCGTCGCCGTCATGCCTGTGTTGGTGGAGACTGCGCTTGCAGTGGCCATGGTGGATGTCTCCTCTTGCTTGAAAAGCCACCGCCCGGTGGCCCTTGGGCCGCATCATGGGAGTTGGCTCTGACCGCTGTCTGACGCGAAGCTGATGCCAAGCTGACAAACTCCGTGGCAACCCTTGGCCGACATTTCTCATCGTGAGAGCCAAGAGGTTCTCGGGGGTAAGCACTGAGGGGTATGCAGGACGGACCTGGCCATCACAACCTGACCCCTGGAGCCTGGCTCCGGCCGATCAAGTCAATTGCTGCGCCGCACAACGCCGCCGCGCGGACGTGCCGCCTCGTCCCAGTCATCGCCCTGGAACCAGGCATCACCGCGCAGATAGGCGGTGACCATGTCCAGCGAGTCCAGGCCCCAGAACAGGCGGCCGTCCACCTCGAGCGTCGGCACGCCGAACACGCCGCGGGCAAGGGCATCCTCGGTGGCCTGGCGCAAGGCCTGCTTGACCGTATCGTCGCCGGGGTCAACTGCCGGGGCCAGCTCCCGCTGCAGTTGCTCCAGCCGACCCGGTTCGTTG
It contains:
- a CDS encoding MFS transporter; its protein translation is MATASAVSTNTGMTATEKKVIFASSLGTVFEWYDFYLYGSLAPIIAKQFFSALDPQAAFIASLLAFAAGFIVRPFGALVFGRLGDMIGRKYTFLVTILIMGLSTFIVGVLPSYAAIGAAAPVILIGLRMLQGLALGGEYGGAATYVAEHAPQGKRGAYTSWIQTTATLGLFLSLMVILGTRTALGEAAFAEWGWRVPFIVSILLLGISVWIRLSMNESPAFQKMKSEGKTSKAPLSESFGQWKNLKIVLLALFGLVAGQGVVWYSGQFYALFFMTSVLKVDSGTANILVALSLIIGTPFFVIFGTLSDKIGRKPIIMAGLLLACLTYFPLFKALTAAANPDLAKAQASAQIVVTVDPSTCSFQGSPIAREVDFTSSCDIAKRALAQNSASYETVAGPAGTVASIKIGDKVVNSLNATVAAGGYKFDEDSGKKVAAFKKDLVESLKAAGYPTKADPAKVNTPMVVAILTILVIYVTMVYGPIAAMLVELFPTRIRYTSMSLPYHIGNGWFGGMLPSITFAMVAQNGNIYHGLWYPITIAAMSFVIGMLFVRETKDVDIYAKD